CGACTACTGACATAGAGGTCACTCGTGTTCCCTCGCGTCTAAAGTACTCTCTCCAAAAATAGTTATGAACACCGTGTATGCGAGGGCCAGCTAATAAACCTCAACTTCCGCACATTATCTGTCATGCTGCGTAGAGTCCGCATAGAGTTTTATAGcctgtacatttattttatagccTGTCAACTATTTTAAACTATAATGGATTATAATTATAAAGGAACAGCCAATCAGCTATGATGGAATTGGCCAAATAAAAAACTgacttctgttttgttttacgGAACAGCCATTGATGTCTTCAAAAAAATGTATCCATCCTTATTTTATGGAATTCaattatttttgtaatgtttgtataACTAATATGTTACTTTTGAAAGGTATAATTATTTACAAGATatctgtaatttttttgtgcattttatgcccagtttaataaataaagacattaGTCGTAAGAAATGTGTAGATTGATATAAAATGTAGGTTGACCTATTTACATGTGTAAATAATAAAGCATTAAGATGTCCATTTTGTTTACCTGATGgtacattaataaaattaaaaagcatacCGCTGTATTGTTACATTCACCGTCAGGCGTAGTGCGGCTTGGAGAATGACCAACGAAGAGAAGCGCGTATTGGATAAAGCAAATGAGGAGCTGTGGAATGATTTCCGGCAGGCAGCCGAGGCACATCGGCAGGTGCGCAAATATGTGAAAAGCTGGATCAGACCTGGAATGACCATGATTGACATCTGGTGGGTAAATTATGACATTAACATTAAAAGTGAGGCATTTcacttatattatattatattattatattatatatatattaaatacttACTCATATCTAAGTTTAGTATGCAGAATCTACAAGAGTAAAAGCCAGCAGGTCATCAGCGAGGTCCACCGGTGTTTCAGACCATTGTCATGTAtgtttaaagcagtggtcaccaaccctgctcctggagatcgaccgtcctgaagatttcagctctaaccccaatcaaacacacctgaactatctaatcaaggtgttcaggtttgcttgataattacagacaggtgtgctgaagcagggttggagctgcagtctgcaggacggtcgatctccaggaacagggttggtgaccactggtttaAGGAGACGGACATGTTAACTTCTTGCTTAACCTATGATGTCTTTATTACTCTTAGTTGACTTATATTACTTTTTGGAATGTAACTTGTCCCATGCCATTTATGTCAAAAGCATAAATGAGGAATTATGATTTTGCAAAGGTTAATGataaaacaagcacaaacaTCCAATAGACTTGCATTAAATGAGTCAAGTTTAGGGAACAGAATATTTTAGAGGCTTGGGCGTGGACTCTTTTGGCTAGCATCCATAGCACCCCAGATACCACCAAGAACATGTTAGGAACCACATAGCAACAAAGCAGGCAGAGTCAAACATTTTTAGGTCAGAGTGCACAACTTAACATCGCAAACAACCAGTTTGAACTCCCCACtttgatattaattgaaatTATTTGATGCTCTTGATAGGATATATGTATGAAATATGTACAGTAGGCCTGTGTATAAGAGacctttttaatgttttatttattcagcatttatacaacaaaattaaacctcaggagtgacaataaagtcatccaacagcaaaatgaaagactgacatgacaagacacatgaaaactaataaaaatcaaggttattaaaaaatacaaattgttGTACGatgtacaaaatgtacaaatattactgttgtattgcataaagtgaatataaacttgttttctttgcaaggtcattttagttgactaaaattaaaaatttgaaaacgttcctgttcattgaaatcaaatcaaatattgacctaaaaattataggaaaaacttaactcaaaGAAAATtggaaatgttgcctcaaaaacaaactgaagtaagtttaaagtagtaaaattataaaaataaaaatgtattaatcttatatagcaacaaaaaacaaaccaataaattataaaatgacaaaagcatataccaaaattgctacaactttaactaaaattaacacaaaaactaaaaataaatgctaattaaaaaaattaataaaacgaaataaaacTATAATCACTGttgctttgcagtatttgaggtctgaaaaaatacagagtataatttctgttattttgacctgtttctccagttttcattttctgcaaattaatgcaaacagaaacaatatttttatttgaaatttgggaaaaacattgttagtagttcacagaacgacacaaaaatgatttgacctaaacacataaatagtaaatttagaaaaactgaaaataattttgaaatggtctcttaattttttccgagGCTGATATACTGTCTAGTGTTTACATTGATAAATACAACATGTCATTTGATTTCACGCGTCTTTTCGCTTTCTCCTGTCTATTTTCAGTGAGCGTTTGGAGGACTGCAGTCGAAAGTTGATCAAAGAGAACGGTTTGAACGCAGGCCTGGCATTTCCTACCGGCTGCTCGCTGAATAACTGTGCTGCTCACTACACGCCCAACGCAGGAGACCCCACTGTCCTTCAGTACGATGACGTATGCAAGATCGATTTCGGCACACACATTAACGGTACGACACAAACATTCTGCACGAACAGTGTACACGCTTAGAAAATACCCATAATGCAATGTGAGCTATCACACACATTTCCATCTCTTGGCCACAAATGTTTTTGACCCACTGTTTTTACAACACGTCTtcattaaatgtgaaaatgacaGTTTATTACGATAAAAACTGAATGTGCGATAATTTCAGTTATCACATTAACTTTACTAACTAAAATACAGTCAAAGTGAGAAGACTAATTGAAAATTAACAATTTGTGTTCAGGCAGGATTATTGACTGTGCCTTTACCGTCACCTTCAACCCAAAGTTTGATGGCTTGATTCAGGCTGTGAGAGATGCTACTAACACAGGCATCAAGGTGAGCATCTTCGAGACTCGCACATCAAACCTGTGGCACATTGTGCATTTGCAGGAGTGAAATTTCTCCCTTCACAGTGTGCAGGTATAGATGTCCGTCTTTGTGATGTAGGTGAATCGATACAGGAAGTGATGGAGTCGTACGAGGTTGAAATTGATGGAAAAACATACCAAGGTGCATTTGCTTAACGATATACACTAATGGTTAGACGTGTGCGTTTATGAAGCATCTCATTATTACACATTTCCTCGTAGTCAAACCTGTTCGGAATCTGAACGGACACTCTATTGGTCAGTATCGGATACATGGTGGTAAAACAGTGCCCATAGTGAAGGGTGGAGAAGCCATCAGGATGGAGGTGTGTATTCATGTTGTTATTATGATCAATGTTGTGGTTGTCGTAAAAAACATGAGGTTTGTGCCTCAAATGCTTCAAATACAGTAACAGTATTccaaataatattaatttgaaCAATAATGTCAATTCATGCCCAGGAGGGGGAGGTGTACGCCATTGAAACATTCGGCAGCACTGGTAAGGGAGTGGTGCACGATGACATGGATTGCTCACATTACATGAAGAACTTTGACGTTGGACACGTGCCAATCAGGTGAGAGCATGTCACTCAGACAATGAACTTCCGGTTGACGTCCGCAAAGAATCGATAACTGTTGGGAAGTTTTAATTTAAGTGAATACAACTAATATACtatcaaatattaatatgaattaaatataaaataaattgttatgatTAAACACAGACGTTAGCTTTGGACCAGGCACGTGCATCTGGTGaaacatgaccagtttaaaccagcacaaaccagctaccatgcttcacaacctacctaaccagcatatgctgtttttttcaacagggatagTAAtccctttttttgtttgttaaaaacaataatacaggtttgtaaaaaaaacgtgaaggaaaataataaaaaagttattttgagaaaaaaacgaCTTTTTATTACTAAAGGGAGTGAGACATTTCATAACCtgtcagtttttattacctccaGGCTGCCCAGGGCAAAGCATCTTCTCAACGTGGTGAACGAGAACTTCGGCACACTGGCGTTCTGTCGCCGTTGGCTCGACCGTTTGGGAGAAAACAAGTACCTGATGGCCCTGAAGAACCTGTGTGACCTGGGCATCATCGACCCCTACCCACCTCTATGTGACGCCAAGAGCTCGTACACAGCGCAGTTCGAACACACCATCCTCCTCAGACCCACGTGCAAGGAGGTTGTGAGCCGTGGAGATGACTACTGAAACGCACATATGCATTCACAGTCAAACTCCAGTTTTgcgcaaaatatatttatttaaatgtacaagACAGTATTTAGTAGTTGAACTGAACTGTTGTTAAaagaatagtttacccaaaaatgaagttcCTTTTGTGCATCTGTGGGACTTACTTTTGTGAAACAATTTTAGCAGAATGCTCAAGTTACTTTTTGCTATATTATTAaggtaaacatttgtgaaaacgGTTACCTTAAAATTAGTTGTCCATCTTTCAAGGCCTTGCGAtagatttgtgttttgttgactGAAATGtaagtcattatttactgaaAATCTTGCGGGTGCTGATAGGTTTGTCAGTGTCATGCGGCGCTGCTACGtcatagtaccgcgagagcgatgcAAACGCATACGGAGCAGTCGGCTCGCGATTCTCGCGGTGATGTGATGTCAAACGATGGTCTGAGTGGCGcgtgtcggtacacgatccgggatgcctgcacgatccgttctgcgcatgcgcataatgacgtagtaaacaactTCACGGTttctgtcggtacacgatccgggatgcctgcacgatccgttctgcgcatgcgcataatgacgtagtaaacaacttcacggtttccctacactattggtatcaagcatgcgatgaaacgcttgacggccagacggcacaactggcggcatatttttgtaggctacgtcgtgtttttcatttaacagttcacggcgggtctattttgatgttttaaaatgtagcttacgctatgcattacgatgtgtttacgtggttgccaatccaaaataataaaggagttgttacatgaacatacacgattttggttacatgtggaataaagtctgagtcttgagagtctgtcactgcaaaccttcagtttcctccatactcccctttgcgattcattgctgcatggcattaggcctacttaacttgccgtgtttcgatctgaggtcagtagtattgtcaaagacggtttttattaaaagctgctaatattagttcactttaaatcgactcgttttgtattagtatgggtctatatataggctaatatatctatctatataatctaaatgaggaataatcccttcaatggtggttacagaacacaataaggaacataatatgcatttccgcctagactatctgcacttacatgaagaaagaactacaaacaagtctggggaaacgttacagagtatttcaacgcatagtgtgcacacagaagtgacatgagaccagaggtggacagtagtgaaagtcgcggtacaaaggtgctcaagcgtggaacagatcgtgcagtgtcgtcgctaaacagaattgtctactacgtcattatgcgcatgcgcagaacggatcgtgcaggcatcccggatcgtgtaccgacagcgCGTATGAAGTCGAACGAGCCGAATGTGTAGGTATCACTGATGTCAAACCTATTGAAATTTGCACCTTGTACTCAGGCAACCTTTTTGAATACgcacaaaaagaaaatgatatTGAAGAGCCGCAACGCACAGGAAATAATGTTAGATAATATTACTTAAATTGAATCAAGTAATGACTTAAAATATAGTCAAATCTATCATATGGCTATAGTGAATACGTGAAAGATTGTGCCATAGTCATATGGGTCACTTCAGTGGTCACTCGTAACTTTTATtatatggaaaaaaatattttgtttcaagACAAAATGTAATTGGTTCATAAAAGCATTAGCGTAAGTGAAAAAATGACAGTATTTTAggtttttgggttaactatttctttaaggGAATGCAACCGTATAGCATAGATTCAGCATGAAATTACTATGCATGGGTATAGGCCAGTGCCCAAATACAACATCTATTTTCGAAGTGAGCGAGATACAGGCTTTTTACTCATTTGTACTCtgtgtaatgaatgagaaaatatGAAGAGTATGGATGCTTGGCTTTACACACTGCTGAAGGACTTTTGcgagaaaacaaacacaagaatACGCAAAGCTTTTCCAGTTTCTTTGATATTTGTACAATATCAAAAGGGCTGTCTCATCTAGtagcagttgtggcctaatggttagagagtcggactcatgaccagaaggttgccggtttgattcccagggccggcgggtaacaactgaggtgcccttgagcaaggcaccttacccctacttgctccccgggcgctgtagtgatagctgcccactgctccgggggtacgtgtgttcactactctctggatgggttaaatgcagaggtcacatttcgttgccttgtacatgtgcaatgacaataaattgaatctaaatctaaaaaaaaaaaaaaatctaactgtataacattttgagtttttttaataaaaggaattGAAAGATGCTTCATTTTATGTGCTAGTCCAGCAGCTCGTGCAAACTttgaaacaaatattttcagtcTTGTTTtagtatgcaatgaaaatgtgtacatttcTCATAAAATCTTAATATTAAGCCGTACATTACAAAAGCCTTATAAAACATTTAGAGGGAGAAAGGCGTTGTCTTGATAccatattttatattgtatacCTTAAAGTCCCTTGAACCGAAAGTTGTGATCGCTTTAcctccgtattttgacgcatttacgagtgaaatggaattttgaatgaaaaaatattGGGCGTggctttctctgcgatttgattggatgttcaAAAACAgtcgttgcattttgaaatgaaactggcagcagacggacacttgaaggggaggagttaacggatgctccgcccaagccgtcttaCATACCTCATCTAAgatcattacaggacggaagtgcattttcagattttagcaaaagattatgagggtacacgatttttaaaaagagaatgacccacattgataaactatttacaataaacgctgagatatttaatgaaaaaataggcactgtaattttttatttcactgggactttaaactcATCACGAGTTTTAAGACAGTCTTTATGGCATTAAAGAAAACAACCAACAAGTTGtttagaaaaatgcaaaaatattctcCTTTTATTGAGGTAAATTTCTCTATGAATTGAGGTATCAATTTGCATAGTTACATGTCTATACCTGCTCGAGAGTGAAGTAGGAAAATGAATTATTAGGAACAATAACCTAGACAAACATACGTCGTACGATATGTGAgcaggggtgtgtgtgtgtgcgcgcgcgagTTGCAGAAACGCATACATccaacaaaaaaacagacaacCGTCTAACAACATACACACCAAAATGAGCAGTATATGATACAGCATACACGTTTTCTGCTGGTGAAaacatcttttacattttcctttaaaatggaaaaacatttaCCCAAATACCAGGTATAAAACTACATTCGGCCAAGGTGACATAAAAAGTCCTGAATTGTTGCGAATTGTGTTTTAAACTAGTCACAAAATCCTTTCACAATCGTAACGCAAACATAATGTGATATTAAGAGATGTCTTGATCTTGTTTTTTCATACTAACATATCATGGCTCGGTACACATTCAAACTCTCAACTTTGGTTCGTGGACAACATTCAGTATTAAACAGGACACACATGCAAAGGACCGTTATCACTTTCTTCATACATACAGACACAAAATGCCAGTCACCGCAAGAATGCCTCGCACCAAAATCTGTCATTTGTATAACTTTAAGGCATGAGTGTGcgtattacaaaaacaaacactctCAGCAACTGCTGTACActagaataaaaaagaaacacgTGCTAACCAGCTCGAAATCTATATCAACAGAATGTACAAATTACAGTCTCTGGGCTGACGGGCTGCTCGgcaggggtcagaggtcactgGCTTTGATTTTGTCCTGAGAGTTCCGCTGTGTATAGAAGAGAATGTAGGCCTGGGCCTTGCACACTTCCTCCACGGCACACACACTCAGTTTAGAGTCATTACAGTGTACCCAAAACCCTGAGGAGTAAGAGAAAAAGAGGCATTAACTGAGTGTTATGTTCGTAATAACAGTaacagtaaactaaaataattcaGACAATGTTACTGACTTGTGTCAGTCTGATAAAGACCAAGATtcaaataaactaaatattgaTTTGGATTAAAGAAATAGATTCAACATTTGGAAAAATTATAATGATATATTCTGAAAGATTAGAACCTCAGCTTTCTAACTAGTCCCATCaattttgcatttatgtcaCATAAATGAACATAATAAGGTCTGAATTCGTCTATCTAACTATCACAGTATTGTTATCTCAAAGCATCATTTCACTGAGCCGTAATGCAATAAATGGCAGGTCATAAAATCCATCTCTTGATATTAAATCTTGTCTTAACTAGATTTATTGTAGCTGCAACAAGGGTCAGGACATTTTAAACTGCTTTATTTCTATTTCTGGCTTGTTTCGCCTATTGTGAAATTACACCTGTCCAAAATCTGGCTCTATATAACATGTGAGCCTGTTAGGACACAGTTAAATTAACCAAAATATTTCAGAAATATTTCATTTCACAGATTTCATGTGGACCTGTAAATAACATATCAATAAACAGTACCTATTAAGTATGGAAGCGctcgactgaaatgtttctaataatcttaaagggatagtacacccaaaaatgaaaatgctgtcatcatttgctcactctcagattgttccaaacctgtataaatatctttgttctgctgaacacaaaggaggatatttagaagaatgccgtaaccaaacagacctcatcccccatttactgccatagtagggaaaataaatactatgggagtcaatgggggatgggatctatttgttactgacattcttccaaatatcttcctttgtgtttagcagaacaaagaaaattatacaggtttggaacaacctgagggtgactaaattcttgggtgaactatccctaaaatataactaaagAAGAAGTAATGTAAACAGTAGTGACATTCTAAATATCAACAGTAATTTTGATTCTAAATAAGCAGTGTTTTACCTCCTTCTGTATTATAACAAAAGGCTGTGTAATGGCCAGAGCCAAATCCTTTCCCATGATGCATCACGACAGCAGAGAGCTGGTAGAGGAAGTGTTGAGGGTGGAGCGAGTTACTGGAGTCCTTGCAGCAATACGGTTCCATGTCTAGCTCCTGCTCGAACTGAACGTGAACGCCAATCTTCTCCCTGTGATTTCGCCCAGACCACCTGAACATACACACCCAGGATACCAATTACAGACCCATTTGGAAAATTCAACAGTTCCTGCTcaggtaaatgtttatgaagtaCCTGAAGCGTTTGAGGTGCAGTCTGAGAACATGAGGCAGCTTGTGGACCATCAGCTGTTTCTGTGCTTCAGTTAGAACCACCTGCTTTGAACAAAATCGCCGCTGTTtgccttaaaggaacaatacggcatttttaggaggatatattgacagaaatacaatataatatacaaaactatttcttcagaggtgtataaagaccttacgtaatgaaccattaagtttgcaataccttagaataagctatttatatctacatacagagcgggcctacatacattgaattcgccgccatgttttgtacagcagccctaaacggacaaacaactctacaacgcgcgtttcctcttcctctccgctgcggtatcgtggtgaaacggatcgcgggaagatccgtgatccatacggatcgtgctctccggtgcggaacgcatgtgacccgcggattaactgaaagtttattcatcattgagtaaaagaataaaacgcactctcactcgctctccagtttcagctccagcgctctctctctctctctccagtatctggacgagtacaatattaaagcggttccagataaacaatgacgctcaaaactgctctgtcacacagctaatattacaacaacaacatatattggtatgttagtatgttactcacatactgatccgaatcaaagcatcctcctCGGGGATGATTTTAAGAcgttctttctctccaacgtctctgctggaaagtatctccatagatatctgtggtgagtacatatctgctaacgtgtctctgctgtaaagtctttataatattaacacaggtcctagctcctgcctgacttttatccttctttttaaacttaaaatccacaaaccttttattttatgtaatacacattcatcgctctttctacagtctttctaatgcccgcaaaatctcttccctgcgtcaacatgagaacgacatatgtttgtactgtggtggccaccgtcgtgtttggactgagcgattcgtggaaaatctataatacaacgctagtggccgctgattttcaagaactgcgcctttaaaaagACAGTGAAAATGTGCATAATTTATTTGTGTTGTCTAAAAAGTCCTCAAAAGGCAGAAAATGTTCACACAGTAGAAATGttcattgtcattttatttctgtcataTTATTTGTGTCACGATATTCTTGTaagttaaagagatagttcacccaaatatttaAATTCTTTAAACATTTACTTACATTCACGTCATTCCCAagctgtatgaacacaaaagatagtTTAAATAACGTTGGGCATACCAAACAACCTGACTTCCATTTGATGGACACGgagacattttttcttttttgtttcacagaagaaaacaaTCATGCACAGGTTTTGATCGACAGAataaagggtgaataaatgatgagagaaatcttttttcaggtgaactatcactttaatatataTACTTCACTAGTTTTCCTAAATCCACATTGTATCATATCCAACTTACTATTGCAGTGGTCACAAGCATATATGGCTCCCTCCAAAGCCTCCGTTTCTGTAAACTTGGCAAGCATCTCCGTCAACCCACATGGAACCTGTGCAGCATCCTTACTGTTGCTGTGGTAACGCTCCGGAAACTCCAATGAAAGATCCCAGAACGGTTCTATTGTGTTTGAGCGATGATCGCATGCTAAACACCGCACCTAAAAGAAAAGCACATTTCCACCAAAATTCTTTCTGATGTCATGCATATAGTTAGCCAACATAtcttgtttaaagggatagttcacccgccagtttttttataaaattatttgcCCTAATGTCATTCAGGATCTGTATATACACTTTTTTTGAGGAATGTCTACATGAAATAGAAGTCATTACAGGACTTCAAGCCgattttgtttggtttgtttttcaaaacattatcttttgtgttctggacaAGAAAatcattcaggtttggaatgacatgactttgagtaaatgaaaaaatttgggtgaactagctcTTTAACAGCTCAGACATTCTCAAGTGGTCGTAACCACCAAAGTAATGCAACAATGACTATgtttacatgcaccctcatAATGCGATTATAATAGGATTCTGGCAATATTGTGATTACACTTTacctcatgtaaacgcaatcattCGATTTAATGCGATTAAGCTTGTAATCGCAGTAAGCATAATCGAAGTAACATATGTGGCTTACGCTGGTATTAATCGCAATAAGaaggcatgtaaacaccttatCGCATTTATGCTGCTCTGACCAAGGTGCACATGCGCTTCTGTCACGCACCTTAAGCGCAAATTCACGGTAAACATGACAGTCTAAAGTTTTACTGTCAACACAACTCGCTGCCAGCAGTCTCTGCTCCTTATCTTCACACAGAAACAGCGCGAACGCGATGACAGCATACGCAAACGCTGCAGAGACATTTTCatcatatttctgtatttatcacAGCGCCTAATAACCATGAATCAAATCCGGAGGAAGGCGTTTAGCATTTGACGCGATTCACgtgaatatattaaaacaatagcCAGTAACACGCCTACTGTACCCAAGAGCATCGTTTGTACTGtgtattatagcaaataatcaGAATAATTAAAACTGCATAGAAACAGGAGTGAAGAAGTTTGctcatgtcatgtaaacatgttactgcgattaagtccttactctaattattggaaataatcgcATTATCGGTACACACGTGAACATAGTCAATGTCTTTGTACAAGCATTTTACTCGAATAGTTGTTTCTAACGTAAATATAAGTGCATGTTGGACTGGATGGTGTGCATGCCATCATCACCTGACTGAGCAGCTGTCCGTGAAAGATGGTGTTGACCACGCTGAGCACCTGTTTGATAAGCCGTCTCTGATTGGCCGGCACGGTGGCGGGCGTTAGCGTTCTGGTCCGTTCCAGCTCATGCTGGACTTTATCTAAAAGTTCACAAAGAAATTCCTGCGCGTCCTGCTGCGCGTATCCTCGAAACGCCGGGATCAGCTGCCACACGGAGTGCAGCATTGCGAACGGCGACACCAGGGCCCACTTCCCCGACCACATCACTTGAAACAGCGTGTGTAACTCGTGACAAAGCGAGATGTGTTTGGAGCTCGGCTCCTTGGGTTGGATGAGCTCCATGTTTCGTGAGCGTGAGGCTCCTCCGCTGAGCCCCGACCCCTGGTTGGAGCCTTTAGGCTGAGACACGTGCTGACTGGAGAGTCCTAACTTACGGCTCACCGCAGAGGCT
The nucleotide sequence above comes from Triplophysa rosa linkage group LG24, Trosa_1v2, whole genome shotgun sequence. Encoded proteins:
- the usp44 gene encoding ubiquitin carboxyl-terminal hydrolase 44 isoform X1, which codes for MDRCKHVGRLRLAQDHSILNPQKWHCVDCNTTESVWACLSCSHVACGRYIEEHALQHFKEQHHPLALEVNELYVYCYLCDDYVLNDNATGDLKLLRSTLSAIKSQCYEVTTRSGRTLRSSSTAGDQLSPSTQELQLRDEDRMFTALWHRRRALIGRVFRLWFVQTERGQMRLEEERQQEEEEEKKREARERRRELKRQAREELESAPPRKSCRIRRQSIKAASASTPTSAISTKSTTRRSAPARISTPTPQTAKDRKPQQRPRTSTKAKRTRPPPPKTGDSPIKRRPTVTPGVTGLRNLGNTCYMNSILQVLSHLHVFRECFLRLDLNQALELLASAVSRKLGLSSQHVSQPKGSNQGSGLSGGASRSRNMELIQPKEPSSKHISLCHELHTLFQVMWSGKWALVSPFAMLHSVWQLIPAFRGYAQQDAQEFLCELLDKVQHELERTRTLTPATVPANQRRLIKQVLSVVNTIFHGQLLSQVRCLACDHRSNTIEPFWDLSLEFPERYHSNSKDAAQVPCGLTEMLAKFTETEALEGAIYACDHCNSKQRRFCSKQVVLTEAQKQLMVHKLPHVLRLHLKRFRWSGRNHREKIGVHVQFEQELDMEPYCCKDSSNSLHPQHFLYQLSAVVMHHGKGFGSGHYTAFCYNTEGGFWVHCNDSKLSVCAVEEVCKAQAYILFYTQRNSQDKIKASDL
- the metap2a gene encoding methionine aminopeptidase 2 codes for the protein MDANGTEPLPVQPGMDALIVNGHAAEREETDPAKKKKKKKKKKSKTAAGHGEQGEDGEVDVRKPAEQQNLEDKDREEDGEEDGEDGDNVSGKKKKKKTKKKKGPKTQTDPPSLPICDLYPNGVFPVGEECEYPPLQDGRSAAWRMTNEEKRVLDKANEELWNDFRQAAEAHRQVRKYVKSWIRPGMTMIDICERLEDCSRKLIKENGLNAGLAFPTGCSLNNCAAHYTPNAGDPTVLQYDDVCKIDFGTHINGRIIDCAFTVTFNPKFDGLIQAVRDATNTGIKCAGIDVRLCDVGESIQEVMESYEVEIDGKTYQVKPVRNLNGHSIGQYRIHGGKTVPIVKGGEAIRMEEGEVYAIETFGSTGKGVVHDDMDCSHYMKNFDVGHVPIRLPRAKHLLNVVNENFGTLAFCRRWLDRLGENKYLMALKNLCDLGIIDPYPPLCDAKSSYTAQFEHTILLRPTCKEVVSRGDDY